The stretch of DNA GCCAATGCTAAACAACAACGAGCCAGCCGAACGATGACCATCAGCGGTCGAAAGCACTTTGTAAATTAAAGTATATTCACCAGGCCGCAGCTCAGCAGGCAAGGCCACCTGCATACTATCGGCAGCGGGAAACTGGGTTTGCGGCAGGCCAATTGGCTGCGATTGCTCATTGTAAAGCGTTAGTGAGCTATAACTACGATCAAGCGGCTCACTAAATCGCAATACAACCTCGGCAGGTGCAACATCAAGCACTGCCCCATCAACAATGCTGCTCTCGATAACCAAGGCATGGGCTGCCGCCACACTTGGCCATAAACACAGCACAAATAGAGCTACAACTAAAATCCGCTTCATAGCTAGTGTTCCTTAAGTATAGTAGGGTCGGGGCTAGGTTTTAAAGATCCCTCACCCCCGTCCCCTCTCCCACTGCGGCGAGCGAGGGGCGTTCCACCGGTCATGATACGGTGCTTCCCCCTCGCTCGCTGGGCGGGAGAGGGGGCTAGGGGGGGAGGGCATCCAAGCAATTATTAACATCATATACAATGCCAATTATTGGATAGATCTACTAAAAAAAGCGTGCTAGGCCTAAACCTAGCACGCTTAATCACTCAAAATCCTAGTTTAGGCACGAACTGAGCGGCGGCGCAAGGCCACGCCAGCAACCATAAAGATGATGATTGCAGCCACAAGCATGCCAAGATTAAAGCCATTGCTGCCAGTTGCTGGCAAGCCTGGGTTGTGCTGATCGGATTCGGGAGGAGTTACTGGCAGAGCAGCATCGCCCACAGCAAAGCCAATTGAGCCAGTTACTTCGTGACCATCGCTACCAACAACCGACCAGCTAACGGTATAGCTGCCTGTGCCAACTCCCGATTTCAATGAAACCCGCATGGTTTTGCGCTCAAGATCAGCCAAATCGACTCGGCCATCGCCTGTATCAACCACTGTGCCATTGGCATCGGTAACGCTTAATTTCAAGCCTTCGGATTCCAATTCGTCGTTGAAGGTCAGCACAACTTCGCTCGGAGCAGTTGCCAATTTCGAGCCATCGGCGGGCGTTGAACTAACCAATTTGGAGTGAGCCGAGCTAACCCCAGGCTGAGCAAAAATAATCACCAAGGCCAATACTGCAATTAAACGTTTCATTATGTAAATCCCTGATTGCAGCAGATCACAACGATCTGCCAAAGAATGCAAAAACCGATTAAGCGAATGAGATTAAGCATTACAACCAAGGATACGTGGGGGCGGGGCAAGTGGCCGTTCGATCCAAGAACGCCCAAGGTAGCCTAATTCGCGGTAAATCCAACGGGCAATTCGGATTGAGCCAAGCAAAATCACCAAGGCTATCAAAGCCAATGGCACTTCATGGCCTTGCTCCAGCACGCCTGAGGTAAACGGCGCTGGTTGGAAATGTTGAAAATCATCAATCACAACTGGAATTTGAGTTTGGTGATGATGATGCCCGTGATGGGCAATTAATGGATTATCGGCTTGAATCACGGCACAATAGACAATACAAGCCAAGGCAATCCCATGAGTGAGGATCAAGCCACATAGGCTGCCAGCGATCGGCAGCCATGCCTGTTTGTTAGTTAATTTGTGCCAGTGTTGCTTCATGAAATTATTGCATCAAGGTCGGCGTTGGCCCCGGCGAGATCAAACATAATTGGCGTTGCTCGGATAGTTTACCCGGCCCCCACCATGCTTTCACTCGGGCGATGATCGTAATTATTTCTTCTTCGCTGAGCTGCGAGCCAAAGGCCGGCATTGAATTTTTACCATCACGAATCAGCGAAATCAATTCCCAATCGGGGTGTGAATAGGCATGCATACCATCGTTGAGTGCTGGAAACGGCCCCATGCCCTCGCCGCTTTGGCCATGGCAGTTGGCACAATATTGGCCAAATAAGGCCTGACCACTGGCCAATTTTTCGCCAAACGCTGGCTCGATATAGGGTACGGTTGGTTCGCCTAAAGTTAGCGTTGCTTGTTGAGCAGCCTCACCACAAGCAATTAAACTAGGGATTCCAAGTGTCAACAACAGGGCAATCAGCCGCCACCGATTGAGTTTATGTTGCATGGGCATCCGACTCCATCGCCGCCTTACGCAGCATGCGATTGCGCAACGCTGCCAAGGTAATTAAGATTGTTAGCACAATGATAGGTGCCAAGTAGAGAATTACATTTAGCCAGCGCATAATGCCACCAGCAACATTCACAGTTGTGCGAAATTCTTGGGTTTGGCCCGCCTCACTGAAGCTCATCAGAAATTGCCAATCGCCACTGCTCGAAAAATCGAGGTCATGCGAACCATAAATTGCATCTTCTGGGCGACTTTCGGGCGCAGGCAGGTAGCGAAATTCTTGACCATCAGGATCAATCAATACCAATGAAATCGCTTCGACTGGCAACGCGGCATAATCGGTGCTGTTGCGCACCGCAATACTCGCATCGCCACGGCCAACGCTCATGGGCGCAGGAGCCAAGGAGACGACCACAAAATATTGATTACGGGTTTCATTGATGATGTAATTGCCGCCATGAGCCGCTGCTAGATCTGTCCACCACAAACTAGCCAGCACCACCCAACAAACCATGAAACATAGGCGTTTCAGCATAGAGTGTATCACAATCTTTGGCCGGATAGTGTGGTAGTTTCTTAACCAACTGTCTCAACAATTCGCACTGCCCCACCATCATCGACCAACTGATCCAAGCGAATCGACAAAACTTTGGAAGCTCCATCAGGATTCATAGTTACGCCATACAAGGTTGAAGCCGCTTCCACAGTACCACGGTTATGCGTCACCAAGACAAACTGGGTCTGTTGACTCATCTCGATTAATTGTTCACGAAGTCGCACAACATTGGCTTCGTCCAAGGCTGCGTCAACTTCGTCCATCACACAAAACGGCGTAGGATTAACTTTCAACAAGGCCACCAACAGCGCCACGGCGGTCAACGAACGTTCGCCCCCAGAGAGCAACGAGAGCGGTTGGCGGCGTTTGCCTGGTGGTTGGGCAATAATATCAATGCCACTTTCGCTGCTATTAGGGTCGTTCAAAATCAACTGAGCCGTACCACCACCAAACAAACGGGTAAAGGCTAAGCTAAATTCCTCGGCCACGGCGCTAAATGTTTGGGCAAAACGGCTATTCATGGCCGTTTCAAGCTCATTAATCAACTCGCGCAAACCATCAGCCGCTTGGCGAATATCGCTGACTTGGCCCGTTAAGAATTGATTGCGTTCACCAAGTTCAGCATATTCTTGCGGTGCAAGCGGGTTAATCGTGCCCATTCGCCGCAGTTTATTGCGCAACTGATCAATTTGCTCGTTCAAGGCTTGGGCTGATAATTCAGCCTCTTCAGCCTCAGGCGTTTGGCTCAAATCCAATTGCTCAATATCAATGTTCTCTTCGGCGCAACGTTCCCACACATGGTCACGGCGGGTGTTGGCCGTTGCCAATTGGCTTTCAGCCCGGCTAAGGCTAGCTTGCGCTTGAACAAAGGCCTGCGAGGCTGTCCGTTCTTGCTGTTCAGCTTGTTGCAATGTCAAAGTAGCCTGATTCAAGCGTTCGAGCAGCGGGGCTTGCTCAGCATAAGCGGCCTCACGTTGCAGATGAGCTTGCTGACGGCGTTCAGCCACAATCACGCTTTGGGCTTCAGCCAAGGCCAATTGTTCAGCCAACTCGTGCTGACGTTGCTGATCCTCACGGCTACGCCGCGCCAAACCATCAATCACCTGTTGCTGATCGCGTTGGGCACGCTGGGTCGCCTGCAAGGTTGCATCGCTGGAAACAATCGCTGCCCGCGCTGCGGCAACCCGCTCCTCGCTAGCCCGACTAGCTGCCGCTGCGGTTTCGGCTTGCTCACGGGCAACAGCAACCAAATGCTCATGTTCAGCAACATGGGTTTGCGCCTGCTCAATTGCCGCTTGGCTGGCGGCAAGTTGCTCGGCAAGGCTGGCTTGCTCTTGTTGAACATTGTTGCTGCGCAGTTGTTGCCATTGTTGCTCTTGCTCAATTTGTTGTAGGCCACGTTGGCGTTGCGCCAAACTATCGCGAGCTTTTTCCATGGTGGTCCGGTTGCTGCGGCGGGCTTGCTCGGCTTCGCGTAGCATTTTCTCAGCATTGCCAATTGCCGCGATCGCCAGTTTGAGCTGTTGTTCGTGCTCGGCAAGTTGTTGTTGAGCGGCCTCAAGTTGGGCGGGCAATTCGCGCAATTCACGTTCGCGGCGCAACGTACCAGCCTCACGAGTTTTCGCGCCACCAGTCATCGACCCAGATGAGCCAACTTGTTCACCGCCAAGCGTCACAATCGTCCAAGCACCATCGAGTTCAGCTAAAATTCGCCGTGCCGTGGCTAAGTCTTCGACCACAATTGTGCGCCCAAGCAGGTGCTGCACTGCCCGTTCATAGGACTCGGCATAGTTCACCAACTCGCTAGCTAAACCTAAAACTCCTTGACCTTGGGGAATGCGGCTCGGGCGGGGCGTGCGCAACGTATCAAGTGGCAAAAAGGTGGCGCGGCCTGCATCAGTGCGTTTGAGTTCAGCAATTGCGGCTTCGGCAGCTTCCCAATTGGGCACGATAATATTTTGCAAGCGTGCGCCCAAAGCCACTTCCAAAGCGGTTTCGAGTTCGGCAGGCACTTCGATCACGCTGGCAACCACGGCAAATTGCTGTTGCTGCTTTTCGGCCCATTGCAAAGCTGCGCGAACGCCAGTAAACATGCCCGATCCGGCAGCGGCAGTGCGGCGCAAGGCATCCAAGCGACTATGCAAGGCATCGGCTTCACGGCGGGCGTAGGCTACAGCTTCTTCCTGCTCGCGGCGCAGATTGCGTGCTTCCAACAAGCTTTTTTGGGCAGCCTCTTCATTGGCTTGGGCTTGGTTAAATTCAATTTCGGCCTGTTGATACAGCTGTTGGGCTTGGTCTAGATTGGTTTGGGCTTGCTGAATGCGCGTTTGGCTAGCGGTAAGTTGCTGTTGATTGGTGG from Herpetosiphon gulosus encodes:
- a CDS encoding cytochrome c, with product MQHKLNRWRLIALLLTLGIPSLIACGEAAQQATLTLGEPTVPYIEPAFGEKLASGQALFGQYCANCHGQSGEGMGPFPALNDGMHAYSHPDWELISLIRDGKNSMPAFGSQLSEEEIITIIARVKAWWGPGKLSEQRQLCLISPGPTPTLMQ
- a CDS encoding copper resistance protein CopC, which translates into the protein MKRLIAVLALVIIFAQPGVSSAHSKLVSSTPADGSKLATAPSEVVLTFNDELESEGLKLSVTDANGTVVDTGDGRVDLADLERKTMRVSLKSGVGTGSYTVSWSVVGSDGHEVTGSIGFAVGDAALPVTPPESDQHNPGLPATGSNGFNLGMLVAAIIIFMVAGVALRRRSVRA
- the smc gene encoding chromosome segregation protein SMC; the protein is MYLKRLEIQGFKTFANRTVIEFPLGVTAIVGPNGSGKSNVTDAIRWVLGEQSFSALRCRRTEDLIYSGGGKRAAQGMAEVALTIDNTDRTLPLDFNEVTITRRSFRSGENEYFLNKNKVRLRDIQEATSPLASSYTLINQGLVDAALTLRPEERRSLFEDAAAISLSVSKRAEAERRLKQTEDNLGRILDTLAEIEPRLKVLRRQAREAEQVHEIETALQQALLIAYRRQWQASQSLVAQAETAFTEAEKVLAQAQVGQVQAEQQLGELRQQRDEQQQLVEQQHQQLAQFEREWEAVEREWAVLRERQQALSTRRAEAHERQQSLEQEQTQAQARAVELAEQASQAQAALIAQRQALTTIEAGEQATIAARREADQALKQAQEVALQATKALNEAQQRAKLQQERWQVLANELTTNQQQLTASQTRIQQAQTNLDQAQQLYQQAEIEFNQAQANEEAAQKSLLEARNLRREQEEAVAYARREADALHSRLDALRRTAAAGSGMFTGVRAALQWAEKQQQQFAVVASVIEVPAELETALEVALGARLQNIIVPNWEAAEAAIAELKRTDAGRATFLPLDTLRTPRPSRIPQGQGVLGLASELVNYAESYERAVQHLLGRTIVVEDLATARRILAELDGAWTIVTLGGEQVGSSGSMTGGAKTREAGTLRRERELRELPAQLEAAQQQLAEHEQQLKLAIAAIGNAEKMLREAEQARRSNRTTMEKARDSLAQRQRGLQQIEQEQQWQQLRSNNVQQEQASLAEQLAASQAAIEQAQTHVAEHEHLVAVAREQAETAAAASRASEERVAAARAAIVSSDATLQATQRAQRDQQQVIDGLARRSREDQQRQHELAEQLALAEAQSVIVAERRQQAHLQREAAYAEQAPLLERLNQATLTLQQAEQQERTASQAFVQAQASLSRAESQLATANTRRDHVWERCAEENIDIEQLDLSQTPEAEEAELSAQALNEQIDQLRNKLRRMGTINPLAPQEYAELGERNQFLTGQVSDIRQAADGLRELINELETAMNSRFAQTFSAVAEEFSLAFTRLFGGGTAQLILNDPNSSESGIDIIAQPPGKRRQPLSLLSGGERSLTAVALLVALLKVNPTPFCVMDEVDAALDEANVVRLREQLIEMSQQTQFVLVTHNRGTVEAASTLYGVTMNPDGASKVLSIRLDQLVDDGGAVRIVETVG